CCGTGCCCTTCGTGGTCTGCTGGGTGGGGAAGCTGCGGCTGCCGTTCGGCGAGGTCGGTGGAAATGGGACCATCTTCGAGCGGCCGACCGGGAAAACATCCCCGTGGCAGGTGAACCAGTCGCCTTTTTTGCCGGAGGACTTTTCATAGGCGGCGGTGAATCCGGGATCCAGCACCTGGACCTCGATGCCGGCGTCCGGCAGGCCGGGCTTGGTCAGCTTGTCCAGCGCGTCCTGCGGTGCCCAGACGAAGACGCCGGAGTTCCCCGCGTCCTTCAGGTGGCACCAGGACACCGCCATCTCGAAGTTCTTGTACTGCTTCACCGTGCGCATCACCCCGATGGGCTGGCCGGTGCAGTGGAGGCTGCCGTCGTCCTTCCATTGCCACGTGTCGGGGGCGGTGTTGACCGGCACGAAGTCCGCCTTGCCGAGTGCCACCCAGCCGTCCGCTTTCGGATCAGGGGCGGTTTCCGCGGCGAAGCCAAGGGAGGAAATGGCGAGGACGATGCAGGCAATGGGTTTCATCATGATCCCTAGGATACGTGGATGGCTTGTCCGTTAAGTCATCGATTCATGCTGCAAATCCATCATCACGGCAGCAGCGCGAGGCAGAGATAGACGATGATGGTGGGCAGGACCGCCGCGAGGAAAAGCCTCAGCGGGGAGACGCCGCCTTCGAAAAATCTGCCGAGGATGCTCTGCCCCGCCGGGTTTGGAGCGTTGGCGATGACAGTCAGTCCACCGCCCGCCACCGCCCCGGCGACCACGGCGTATTTCGCGCCCTCGCTGATGCCGTCCACCTGCGCGGCCAGGTAGGTGATGGCCGCGTTGTCATTGAAGGCGGTCAGGATGGCCGCCCCCAGCATGAGCAGGGAGTCCGGCAAGGAGGTGATGACCGGGGAAATCCACCAACCCTGGCAGCCGCCATGGATGACCAGTCCGGCGAGGAAGAAGCCGACGAGCAGCGGCCCTTTCATCCGGATGTCATTCTGGTGGTGGCGGGTGGCGATGGTGAACGCCAGGAAGAACAGGAAGCCGCCGATGAACAAAGCCGGGTAGTGCGCGCTGTAGACCGTCCACGCCAGGAAGGTGAGATGGATGCCCACGATCCATGCGGGCACCGGATCCTCGCGTTCAGTCCATGCCGCGCTGTGGAGTATGCCATCCTCGATGCCGTCCGCCTTGTCCGCGATGCGGAAGAACTCCTTCCTGAACCACAGGAAATACGCGGTGGTGGAGATCAGGATGCCGAGGGCGGATTTCCAGCCGAAGTGTTGCAGCATGAATGCCGTGTCCCACTGCCACTTGCCCGCGACCATCAGCACCGGCGGCGCGGCGAAGTGGGTGAGCGTGCCCCCTACGGAGATGTTCACGAACAGCAGGCCCAGCGTGGCGTAGGCCAGTTTCGCCGGAGGGTTGTGACGGTAGAACTTCTTCGCCAGCAGCAGCGCGCCGATG
This genomic stretch from Akkermansiaceae bacterium harbors:
- a CDS encoding DUF1080 domain-containing protein; amino-acid sequence: MMKPIACIVLAISSLGFAAETAPDPKADGWVALGKADFVPVNTAPDTWQWKDDGSLHCTGQPIGVMRTVKQYKNFEMAVSWCHLKDAGNSGVFVWAPQDALDKLTKPGLPDAGIEVQVLDPGFTAAYEKSSGKKGDWFTCHGDVFPVGRSKMVPFPPTSPNGSRSFPTQQTTKGTGEWNHYLIRAVDGTIRLWVNGVQVSGGEKCEPAQGFLCLESEGSPIDFKDIQIRELK
- a CDS encoding putative Na+/H+ antiporter — its product is MTRFLLLITLLFSCSLPAAEPVPAYPNLSGGINQYATFPRPLEMYPPPGESIVDAIVTRASMDPFNVAATVIFLLAIVHTFLAGPITRLAHQYEHLHDEKLARQGSLPGTDPDAVPPVSFRATMLHFFGEVEAIFGIWVLALAGAATWFHSWTDFKLYMSKDRVFTEPLFVVVVMAIAASRPVLRFSEKVMSRAAALGNGSPGAWWLSVMIIAPLLGSFITEPAAMTIGALLLAKKFYRHNPPAKLAYATLGLLFVNISVGGTLTHFAAPPVLMVAGKWQWDTAFMLQHFGWKSALGILISTTAYFLWFRKEFFRIADKADGIEDGILHSAAWTEREDPVPAWIVGIHLTFLAWTVYSAHYPALFIGGFLFFLAFTIATRHHQNDIRMKGPLLVGFFLAGLVIHGGCQGWWISPVITSLPDSLLMLGAAILTAFNDNAAITYLAAQVDGISEGAKYAVVAGAVAGGGLTVIANAPNPAGQSILGRFFEGGVSPLRLFLAAVLPTIIVYLCLALLP